A DNA window from Ctenopharyngodon idella isolate HZGC_01 chromosome 10, HZGC01, whole genome shotgun sequence contains the following coding sequences:
- the LOC127520458 gene encoding uncharacterized protein LOC127520458 isoform X3 — protein sequence MYRNMEMFVLFFLPLLVDGVFGVTDEIQSVSVMEGDSVTLYSDVTEIQKADLILWTFGPDSTRIAQINRSVNKFSLYDNVLDGRFRDRLHLDKTGSLTITDIRTELAGLYKLQLIGGKEVPPKKFRIIVSARLPVPVINTNCPLSSSSSSCSLLCSAVNVSHVTLSWYKGNSLLSSISASDLSISLSLPLEVEYQDKNTYSCVLNNPISNQTQHLDITQLCHTCSATGLSAGEIALVCVCALAVAAGLCGFYYYHQHKMSKQADQVDQPDEEHIQLTNDGDTSNKKRNLQNSVFVTEDKITSVPVMDGQSVTLPTEITEIQQKEMICWKFANYKECSCAKFVVIATLYKANNEEHPYNRKILKFRDSLKLNHKTGSLTISNITPKHYGHYKLQITSEGQMTIHTFFVSHVPLHSEQTPTQRRQT from the exons ATGTACAGAAATATGgagatgtttgttttatttttccttccGTTACTCGTGGATG gtgtgtttggtgtTACAGATGAAATAcagtcagtgtcagtgatggagggagattctgtcactTTATACAGTGATGTTACTGAAATACAGAAAGCTGATCTGATACTGTGGACGTTTGGACCTGACAGCACTCGTATAGCTCAGATCAACAGATCGGTCAATAAGTTCTCGTTATATGATAATGttcttgatgggagattcagagacagactgcaTCTGGAcaagactggatctctgaccatcacagaCATCAGAACTGAACTTGCTGGACTCTATAAActccagcttattggtggaaaAGAGGTCCCGCCCAAGAAATTCAGGATTATTGTTTCTG CTCGTCTTCCTGTTCCTGTCATCAACACAAACTGCCCTttatcgtcatcatcatcatcatgttcattgttgtgttcagctgtgaatgtgagtcatgtgactctctcctggtacaaaggaaacagtttattgtccagcatcagtgcgtctgatctcagcatcagtctctctctacctctggaggtggaatatcaggataaaaacacctacagctgtgtgctgaacaatcccatcagcaaccagactcaacatctggacatcactcaactctgtcacacatgttcAG CAACAGGTTTGTCTGCAGGTGAAATAGCGCTGGTTTGTGTTTGTGCTCTGGCTGTGGCTGCAGGATTGTGTGGTTTTTACTATTACCATCAGCACAAGATGTCGAAACAAGCAGATCAAGTGG ATCAACCTGATGAAGAACATATTCAGCTAACCAATG ATGGGGACACATCTAATAAGAagagaaatttacaaaata GTGTTTTTGTTACGGAGGATAAAATCACATCAGTGCCAGTGATGGACGGACAATCTGTCACACTACCCACTGAGATCACTGAAATACAGCAAAAGGAGATGATATGCTGGAAGTTTGCTAATTACAAAGAATGCAGTTGTGCTAAATTTGTTGTCATAGCAACACTGTATAAAGCAAATAATGAGGAACACCCATATAAtagaaaaattttaaaattcagAGACAGTTTGAAACTGAACCACAAAACCGGATCTCTCACCATCTCTAACATCACACCTAAACACTATGGACATTATAAACTACAGATCACCAGCGAGGGACAGATGACCATTCATACATTCTTTGTTTCTCAT GTTCCACTGCATAGCGAGCAGACCCCAACCCAGAGGAGACAAACCTGA
- the zgc:194627 gene encoding CD276 antigen homolog has protein sequence MMLLLTANSERNMYRRCCFIYLLVLLIDTASLHRLVEGVEGGSVVLLCSKSSTVLEEKHLTVHWRHNDTRNVYDIIQGEVSVKEQDPAYKNRAEVLSEELKKGQIFLKLTDLKLSDRGTFLCFVPDLRLYHSTQLVVKERPVKEYRADYVKSHGGTSLGRTLHILLLSGFILHFI, from the exons ATGATGCTGTTGTTGACGGCTAATTCTGAGAGGAACATGTACCGACG ATGCTGTTTCATCTATCTGTTGGTACTGTTAATAGATACAG CCTCTCTGCACAGGTTGGTTGAAGGCGTTGAAGGAGGCTCTGTCGTTTTGCTGTGCAGCAAAAGCAGCACTGTACTTGAAGAAAAACATCTGACAGTTCACTGGAGACACAACGACACCAGGAATGTATATGATATTATCCAGGGAGAAGTTTCTGTAAAGGAACAAGACCCAGCGTACAAGAACAGAGCTGAAGTTTTATCTGAAGAGCTCAAGAAGGGCCAGATCTTTCTCAAACTCACCGATCTTAAGCTCTCCGATAGAGGAACGTTCCTCTGTTTTGTTCCGGATTTGAGACTTTATCACAGTACTCAACTGGTGGTCAAAG AACGACCAGTAAAAGAATACAGAGCAGATTATGTAAAAAGCCATGGTGGAACAAGCCTGGGAAGGACTCTGCACATCCTACTTTTATCTGGATTCATTCTGCACTTTATTTGA